GGGAGGTCAGCTTCAAAGAATTTCCATCGCAAGGGCGCTTCTCACGAATCCTTCTCTTCTTGTCGCAGACGAACCCGTCTCGATGGTCGACGCTTCTTTGAGAATGTCGATCGTGAACCTCTTCAAGGATCTCAAAGAACAGTACGGTGTGAGCGTGCTCTACATCACCCACGATCTCACAACGGCCTACTACGTCTCTGACAGAATCGCCGTCATGTTCAGAGGAAACATAGTGGAACTGGGACCTGCAGAGAAAGTTCTCATGGAACCAAAGCATCCATATACCCAGCTTTTGAGGGAATCCGTTCCAGAACCGGATCCGAAGAAAAAGTGGGACATCAGGATAAAACTGTCCGAGACAGAGCAGGCAGAGTATCTGAGACAGGGCTGCAAGTTCGCAGGAAGATGTCCAAAGGCCATGGATATATGCAGAAAGGAGCCTCCTCCATATTTTGAAGTAGATGGTGTGCAGGTGAAGTGCTGGTTGTATAAATAATTAACAAAGTTTGGGAGGGATGTAAATGTTGAGAAGCCAGAGGAATGCAAGAAGACAGATTCAAGTCTTGATTGGTATCTGGTCCCTTGAAGTGAACGGGGAGGAAAGGCCCATCGCCGTTCCTGGAAGCTGGAATGAGCAGTACCAGGATCTGTGCTACGAAAAAGGACCCTTCACCTACAAAACCACCTTCTACGTTCCAGAGGAACTTTCAAAAAAACACATCAGACTTTACTTTGCTGCCGTGAACACAGACTGCGATGTCTTCCTAAACGGAGAGAAAGTGGGAGAGAATCACATTGGATACCTTCCCTTCGAAGTAGATGTGACAGGGAAAGTGAAACCTGGAGAGAACGAACTCAGAGTGGTTGTTGAGAACAGGTTAAAGGTGGGAGGATTTCCCTCGAAGGTTCCAGACAGTGGCACGCACACCGTGGGATTCTTTGGAAGCTTTCCACCTGCAAACTTCGACTTCTTTCCCTACGGAGGAATCATAAGACCTGTTCTGATAGAGTTCACAGACCACGCGAGGATACTTGACATCTGGGTGGACACGAGTGAATCTGAACCAGAGAAGAAACTTGGAAAAGTGAAAGTGAAGATAGAAGTCTCAGAAGAAGCGGTGGGACAGGAGATGACGATCAAACTTGGAGAGGCAGAAAAAAAGGTCAGAACATCTGACAGATTCGTCGAAGAGGAGTTCATCCTCGAAAACGCCAGGTTCTGGAGCCTCGAAGATCCGTATCTTTATCCTCTCAAGGTGGAACTCGAAAGAGACGAGTACACTCTGGACATCGGAATCAGAACGATCAGCTGGGACGAGAAAAAGCTCTACCTGAACGGGAAACCCGTCTTTCTGAAGGGCTTTGGAAAGCACGAGGAATTCCCCGTTCTGGGGCAGGGTACTTTCTATCCACTGATGATAAAAGACTTCAACCTTCTGAAGTGGATCAACGCGAATTCTTTCAGGACCTCTCACTATCCTTACAGTGAAGAGTGGCTGGATCTTGCCGACAGACTCGGAATCCTCGTGATAGACGAAGCCCCGCACGTTGGTATCACAAGGTATCAC
Above is a genomic segment from Thermotoga sp. Mc24 containing:
- a CDS encoding oligopeptide/dipeptide ABC transporter ATP-binding protein; translated protein: GGQLQRISIARALLTNPSLLVADEPVSMVDASLRMSIVNLFKDLKEQYGVSVLYITHDLTTAYYVSDRIAVMFRGNIVELGPAEKVLMEPKHPYTQLLRESVPEPDPKKKWDIRIKLSETEQAEYLRQGCKFAGRCPKAMDICRKEPPPYFEVDGVQVKCWLYK
- a CDS encoding glycoside hydrolase family 2 protein, with protein sequence MLRSQRNARRQIQVLIGIWSLEVNGEERPIAVPGSWNEQYQDLCYEKGPFTYKTTFYVPEELSKKHIRLYFAAVNTDCDVFLNGEKVGENHIGYLPFEVDVTGKVKPGENELRVVVENRLKVGGFPSKVPDSGTHTVGFFGSFPPANFDFFPYGGIIRPVLIEFTDHARILDIWVDTSESEPEKKLGKVKVKIEVSEEAVGQEMTIKLGEAEKKVRTSDRFVEEEFILENARFWSLEDPYLYPLKVELERDEYTLDIGIRTISWDEKKLYLNGKPVFLKGFGKHEEFPVLGQGTFYPLMIKDFNLLKWINANSFRTSHYPYSEEWLDLADRLGILVIDEAPHVGITRYHYNPETQKIAEDNIRRMIDRDKNHPSVIMWSVANEPESNHPDAESFFKALYETAKEMDRTRPVVMVSMMDAPDERTRDVALKYFDIVCVNRYYGWYIYQGRIEEGLQALEKDIEELYARHRKPIFVTEFGADAIAGIHYDPPQMFSEEYQAELVEKTIRLLLKKDYIIGTHVWAFADFKTPQNVRRPILNHKGVFTRDRQPKLVAHVLRRLWSDGD